The nucleotide sequence ATCGCAAGATCTGGCAGGAGATGCACGCCGTCAATCTCGACGCCGGATTTCACCTGGCACGCGCGATCGCCAAGCGCCTGATCGCGGCGAAACGGCCCGGCTCGTTCCTGTTTCTCACCTCGCTGCATACGGGCACGCCGCGCAACCTGCCGCATTACTCGACCGCGAAGGCGGCCATGGCGATGCTGGTGAAGGAGCTCGCGAAGACGTTCGGACGTCACGACATCCGCGTCAATGCGCTGGTGCCCGGTGCGATCGCGGCCGGCGGGTTCGTGGCGGATGCCTCTTTGGCGATGCACATTCCGCTCGGGCGCCTCGGCGAAGCCGAGGACCTCGCGCCGATGGCGCTCGCGGTGCTCTCGAACAAGCTGTCAGGCTACGTCACCGGCGCAGCCTTCGTCGTCGACGGCGGATTGTCGCTGACGAACTGGTTCGAGCCGCCGATGCTGGAAGAGTAGTTAGCGCTGCCAGGCCGGCACGGGATCGAGCGGGGTGCGATAGACCTCGTTGTGATCGCGATCGGTGACGCGCACCGCGCAACCCTTCTGCTGAAGCTCCGGCTTCACCTGCGACAGCTCGGTCGCCAATTGATCGGCGCGATCGGAAGCGACCTCGATGTCTTCGAGGATGATTCCACCCTGGTTCTTGAACTCTTCACCAACCACGAGATCGAAGGAATAGTAAGGCATCCGAATTCCCCGGTGTGACGATCTGAGCTTCGGTGGAAGTCTCAGCACATGTCGAATGGTACCACTGAGTCGATAT is from Bradyrhizobium xenonodulans and encodes:
- a CDS encoding SDR family NAD(P)-dependent oxidoreductase, whose protein sequence is MSLFSTPFDPATDTALVTGAGNGIGRAIAQALIGEGVRTVFADVSAERVSAAIAASSRPELAVPWVGDLARLEACDELLAAAQAALGEVSHFVHSASPPRREADHALAVDRKIWQEMHAVNLDAGFHLARAIAKRLIAAKRPGSFLFLTSLHTGTPRNLPHYSTAKAAMAMLVKELAKTFGRHDIRVNALVPGAIAAGGFVADASLAMHIPLGRLGEAEDLAPMALAVLSNKLSGYVTGAAFVVDGGLSLTNWFEPPMLEE
- a CDS encoding DUF6894 family protein, with the protein product MPYYSFDLVVGEEFKNQGGIILEDIEVASDRADQLATELSQVKPELQQKGCAVRVTDRDHNEVYRTPLDPVPAWQR